From the Halanaerobiales bacterium genome, the window ACTTTTTATTTCTTTAAATATTTCAAACATCAATATCACCTCTTTCTCTGAAGAAATTAAACATAAGTATTTTTGTCAAGTTTAGGTTATTATAACATAACATCTAGGAGTTGTAAATAATTTCATAGGAATAATTATTGATAAATTAAAATACAAAAATCCCCGGTAGTTTTAACCGAGGATTCCTTAATAAAATATTTTTATTTATTCATATTGGGCAGCATCAAATCCAATATCTGTTCTATAATGTACATCTTCGAAATGAACTTTTTCTACCATTTCATAAGTTTCATTAATTGCATCAAAAAGTCCTTTTTCTAAAACCGTAATCCCTAGAACTCTTCCTCCATCTGTTAAGAATTTTTCCCCTTCTTTTTTGGTTCCAGCATGGAAGACAAAAACATTATCATATTTATTTAATTCATCTAAACCGCTAATCTCTTTGTCAGTTTTATAACTTAAAGGATAACCTCCAGAAGTCAAAACAACACAAACCGCTGCTTCATCTTTTACCTCTACTTCTACATCTTCAAGATCTTCATCTACAACTTTTAACATTAAATCTACTAGATCATTTTTTAATCGGGGTAAAAGAACCTGAGTTTCAGGATCACCCAATCTGGCATTAAATTCAAGTACTTTTGGCCCCATTTCTGTCAACATAAGACCTGCATATAAAATACCTTTATATTTAATTCCCTCTTTTCTAAAAGCATCAATAGTAGGTTGAAGTATTTCATCTAAAATTTCCTGTTCTAATTCTTCACTTACAAAGGGAGTAGGTGAATAAGCTCCCATTCCACCAGTATTGGGACCCTCATCTCCATCAAAAACTGCTTTATGATCCTGAGCTGGAGCAAGTGGTACAATGTTTTCTCCATCAGTTAAACCCAGAAAAGAAACTTCCTCTCCTTTTAAGAAATCTTCTACTACAATTCTTTCACCAGCATCACCAAAAACTCTATCTTCCATAATTTTTTCAACTGCTTCTTCAGCCTCTTTTACAGTAGTAGCAATTACGACACCTTTCCCGCCTGCAAGTCCTTCAGCTTTTACAACAATAGGATAATTACAGGTTTTAAAATAATCTAAAGCAGCTTCTGCAGAATTAAACACTTCATATTCAGCAGTTGGAATATCATATTTTCTCAAAATATCTTTAGCAAAAACTTTACTACCTTCAATCTGAGATGCCTTTGCATTTGGACCAAAAATTGTTAAATCTCTTTTTTGAAATTCATTTACTATTCCGTTAACTAATGGTTTTTCTGGACCAACCACAGTTAGATCAATATCATTTTCTTCAACCCAATTAGCCAGGGAATCAATATCATCTGCTGAAATATCAACTCTTTCTGCTAAAGGAATCATCCCATCATTTCCTGGGGCTGCATATATTTCATCTACTAATTCACTCTGAAATATTTTCCAGACAAGAGCATGTTCCCGGCCACCACTTCCTACAACTAAAACCTTCATATCTTATCCTCCTCAAAAACTAATTTTTTATAATAGCTTCTTCTCGTCCTGGGCCAATACCTATAATAGAAATACGGGTATCAACCATATCTTCAATTTTTTCTATATATTTTTTTGCATTTTCAGGTAAATTTTCATATTCCCTAACTTTAGATATATCTTCATCCCAACCTTCAAATTTTTGATATACTGGT encodes:
- the purD gene encoding phosphoribosylamine--glycine ligase — encoded protein: MKVLVVGSGGREHALVWKIFQSELVDEIYAAPGNDGMIPLAERVDISADDIDSLANWVEENDIDLTVVGPEKPLVNGIVNEFQKRDLTIFGPNAKASQIEGSKVFAKDILRKYDIPTAEYEVFNSAEAALDYFKTCNYPIVVKAEGLAGGKGVVIATTVKEAEEAVEKIMEDRVFGDAGERIVVEDFLKGEEVSFLGLTDGENIVPLAPAQDHKAVFDGDEGPNTGGMGAYSPTPFVSEELEQEILDEILQPTIDAFRKEGIKYKGILYAGLMLTEMGPKVLEFNARLGDPETQVLLPRLKNDLVDLMLKVVDEDLEDVEVEVKDEAAVCVVLTSGGYPLSYKTDKEISGLDELNKYDNVFVFHAGTKKEGEKFLTDGGRVLGITVLEKGLFDAINETYEMVEKVHFEDVHYRTDIGFDAAQYE
- a CDS encoding adenylosuccinate synthetase, with translation PVYQKFEGWDEDISKVREYENLPENAKKYIEKIEDMVDTRISIIGIGPGREEAIIKN